A single Verrucomicrobiia bacterium DNA region contains:
- the atpG gene encoding ATP synthase F1 subunit gamma: MPSTRDIRRRIKSVKNTAQITKAMQMVASSKMRKAQLAALAGRPYAQQMNSMLADATANAGDFTHPLMESRSGNRAAVILVSTDKGLCGALNSNLFREAGKLAPEATVFICAGKKGAQFVSRTRRKLAAEFTYKDTPLFSEARAISRFVRELFLKGEVDRVEILFTDFVSTLVQQPERRTLLPVGEIKGVQAGVMRHETPASLQASGVEFQFEPGAAQVLGELLPHALNFEIYQILLEAKASEHSSRMVAMKNATDNAKQLIKDLTLEYNKLRQANITKELLEITTAQMALG; this comes from the coding sequence ATGCCTAGTACCCGCGATATTCGCCGACGCATCAAGTCGGTCAAAAACACGGCCCAGATCACGAAGGCCATGCAGATGGTGGCTTCGTCGAAGATGCGCAAGGCGCAGTTGGCGGCACTGGCGGGCCGGCCTTACGCGCAGCAAATGAATTCGATGCTGGCGGACGCCACCGCGAACGCCGGCGATTTTACGCACCCGCTGATGGAGTCGCGAAGCGGAAACCGGGCTGCCGTGATTTTGGTCAGCACCGACAAAGGTTTGTGCGGCGCATTGAACTCCAACCTGTTTCGGGAGGCGGGCAAATTGGCGCCGGAGGCGACGGTGTTTATCTGTGCGGGCAAAAAAGGCGCGCAATTTGTTTCGCGGACGCGGCGCAAGCTGGCCGCCGAGTTTACGTACAAAGACACGCCGCTTTTTTCCGAGGCGCGGGCCATCTCGCGGTTCGTGCGCGAGTTGTTTCTGAAAGGTGAAGTGGATCGGGTGGAGATTTTGTTCACGGATTTTGTGAGTACCTTGGTGCAACAACCCGAGCGCCGCACCCTGTTGCCGGTGGGCGAAATCAAGGGGGTCCAGGCCGGAGTCATGCGGCACGAAACGCCCGCGTCCTTGCAAGCTTCGGGTGTGGAATTTCAATTCGAGCCGGGCGCGGCGCAGGTGTTGGGAGAGTTGTTGCCGCACGCTTTGAACTTTGAGATTTACCAGATTTTACTGGAAGCCAAGGCGTCCGAGCACAGCTCGCGCATGGTGGCGATGAAGAACGCCACCGACAACGCCAAGCAATTGATCAAGGACCTGACGCTGGAATACAACAAATTGCGGCAGGCGAACATTACGAAGGAATTGTTGGAAATCACCACGGCGCAAATGGCGTTGGGGTAA
- the atpD gene encoding F0F1 ATP synthase subunit beta, which translates to MNKGKIVQIIGPVVDIEFPDHLPAIYNALTVEFNVPGSASKTKLTLEVQQHLGDNWIRAVAMSSTEGLKRGMEIVDSGAPISMPVGEAVMGRVFDVTGQAVDEQGPVQADKFLPIHRQAPALVEQSTSPQILTTGIKVIDLICPFLKGGKVGAFGGAGVGKTVVIMELINNIAKLHGGISMFAGVGERTREGNDLYNEMIEAGVIKTKKDAKGHPLVGDNGLPVLEPGSRIGLVYGQMNEPPGARLRVALSALAVTEYFRDEKNQDVLLFVDNVFRFSQAGSEVSALLGRTPSAVGYQPTLAAEMGNLQERITSTKKGSITSFQAVYVPADDLTDPAPATTFAHLDATIVLERSIAELGIYPAVDPLASNSRALSADIVGQEHYDVARGVQKVLQRYKDLQDIIAILGMDELSPDDKLTVFRARKIQRFLSQPFSVAQVFTGREGKQVPVAETVRGFKEILEGKHDEVPEVNFYMKGSIDEINEA; encoded by the coding sequence ATGAACAAAGGTAAAATCGTTCAAATCATCGGCCCGGTCGTGGACATCGAATTTCCCGACCACTTGCCGGCCATTTACAACGCGTTGACCGTTGAATTCAACGTGCCGGGCAGCGCCAGCAAGACCAAATTGACCCTCGAAGTGCAACAGCACCTGGGCGACAACTGGATTCGCGCCGTGGCCATGAGCAGCACGGAAGGATTGAAGCGCGGGATGGAGATCGTGGATTCCGGCGCGCCGATTTCCATGCCGGTGGGTGAAGCCGTCATGGGGCGCGTGTTCGACGTCACCGGTCAAGCCGTGGACGAGCAAGGCCCGGTGCAGGCGGATAAATTTCTGCCAATTCACCGACAGGCGCCGGCCTTGGTCGAGCAATCCACCAGTCCGCAAATTTTGACCACCGGCATCAAGGTGATTGATTTAATTTGCCCCTTCTTGAAAGGCGGCAAGGTCGGAGCGTTTGGTGGCGCCGGCGTCGGCAAGACCGTCGTCATCATGGAGCTGATCAATAACATCGCCAAATTGCACGGCGGCATTTCGATGTTCGCGGGCGTCGGCGAACGCACCCGCGAGGGGAACGATCTTTACAACGAAATGATCGAAGCCGGGGTGATCAAAACAAAGAAAGACGCCAAGGGACATCCGTTGGTCGGGGATAACGGGCTGCCGGTGCTCGAACCGGGCTCCCGGATCGGTCTGGTCTATGGTCAGATGAACGAGCCGCCTGGCGCGCGTTTGCGCGTGGCCTTGTCCGCGCTGGCGGTGACGGAATATTTCCGCGACGAAAAAAATCAAGACGTGCTCTTGTTCGTGGACAACGTGTTCCGCTTCTCGCAGGCAGGTTCGGAAGTGTCCGCGCTGCTGGGCCGCACTCCTTCCGCCGTGGGTTATCAACCGACGTTGGCGGCGGAAATGGGCAACTTGCAAGAGCGGATCACCTCCACCAAAAAAGGTTCCATCACGTCTTTCCAGGCGGTGTACGTGCCGGCGGACGACTTGACCGATCCCGCGCCAGCCACGACGTTCGCGCATCTGGACGCGACGATTGTGTTGGAGCGCTCGATTGCGGAACTGGGAATTTATCCAGCCGTGGACCCGCTGGCATCCAACTCCCGCGCCTTGTCGGCGGACATTGTGGGCCAGGAACATTACGACGTGGCGCGCGGCGTGCAAAAGGTGTTGCAACGCTACAAGGACTTGCAGGACATCATCGCCATTCTCGGCATGGACGAGCTTTCTCCGGACGATAAATTGACCGTGTTCCGCGCCCGCAAGATTCAACGCTTTTTGTCGCAACCGTTCTCGGTGGCGCAGGTGTTCACGGGACGGGAAGGCAAGCAGGTGCCCGTGGCGGAGACCGTGCGCGGCTTCAAGGAAATTCTCGAAGGCAAGCACGACGAGGTGCCCGAGGTGAATTTCTACATGAAGGGCAGCATTGACGAAATCAACGAAGCTTGA
- a CDS encoding F0F1 ATP synthase subunit epsilon — MATLKLEIVTPEAKVFSEEVEMVTLPGSEGELGIYPLHIPYMTKLTHGEINARQGPQNFFLAVGEGFVEITGEKVTVLTDMAIRAENIDEAQAEEARQRAEARLAEKLDAEEVARVNASLAHATTQLKVKRRGR, encoded by the coding sequence ATGGCCACACTGAAACTAGAGATTGTGACGCCGGAAGCGAAAGTCTTCTCGGAAGAGGTGGAAATGGTGACGTTGCCGGGCAGTGAAGGGGAGTTGGGCATTTATCCATTGCACATTCCTTACATGACCAAGCTGACGCATGGGGAAATCAACGCGCGCCAGGGCCCGCAAAATTTCTTCCTCGCCGTGGGGGAGGGCTTCGTGGAAATCACTGGCGAGAAAGTGACCGTCCTGACCGACATGGCCATTCGGGCGGAAAACATTGATGAAGCGCAGGCTGAGGAAGCGCGTCAGCGCGCCGAAGCTCGCTTGGCGGAAAAGTTGGACGCCGAGGAAGTGGCGCGGGTGAACGCTTCACTGGCCCACGCAACGACCCAGTTGAAAGTCAAACGGCGGGGCCGTTAA
- a CDS encoding beta-lactamase family protein: MQRTLRVSVFLSVLIFLTPRLRADPVEDYLRAQMSAHRIPGLALTVLRHGERIKTATYGWADLEQEVPVRPETVFEIGSLTKQFTAAGILLLAQEGKLSVDDRISKHLSNPPATWSEITIRHLLTHGSGIKSYTGLSGFELTRHLTQAQFIAALRDLPLEFAPGTAYAYCNSGYSLLGYIIENVSGTNYWSFMRTRIFQPLGMNATTDRLPQTIIPHRAHGYEQTNRVWINRDYDLTDIFAAGAIVSTVGDLARWSVALDGTQLLTAASKTAMWTPGENTKSRQSQYGFGWSLGSLDGHKNIGHGGATSGFSASHQRFPDDDLVVIILTNTDEQIATTLARKVATFYFTK, from the coding sequence ATGCAGCGAACGCTTCGAGTTTCAGTTTTTCTTTCGGTTCTGATTTTTCTTACGCCTCGCCTCCGGGCCGATCCGGTGGAGGATTACCTGCGGGCGCAAATGAGCGCGCATCGCATTCCCGGCCTGGCCTTGACCGTGTTGCGTCACGGCGAACGCATCAAAACCGCGACCTACGGCTGGGCGGACCTGGAGCAGGAAGTGCCGGTACGTCCGGAGACGGTGTTTGAGATTGGTTCACTTACCAAGCAGTTCACCGCTGCGGGAATTTTATTGCTCGCTCAGGAGGGGAAACTCTCGGTGGATGATCGGATCAGCAAGCATCTCTCCAACCCACCCGCCACATGGTCGGAAATTACGATCCGCCATTTGCTGACCCACGGATCGGGCATTAAAAGCTACACCGGCTTGTCCGGTTTCGAACTCACCCGGCATTTGACTCAGGCGCAATTTATCGCGGCGCTGCGCGATCTGCCCCTGGAGTTTGCTCCCGGCACTGCTTACGCCTATTGCAACAGCGGTTACAGTTTGCTCGGTTACATCATCGAGAATGTCAGCGGCACAAATTATTGGAGTTTTATGCGGACGCGAATTTTTCAGCCGCTGGGCATGAACGCCACGACCGACCGGCTGCCGCAAACGATCATTCCGCATCGGGCGCATGGTTATGAGCAAACGAACCGGGTTTGGATCAATCGGGATTACGATTTGACGGACATCTTTGCCGCCGGCGCCATCGTCTCGACGGTCGGCGACCTTGCGCGTTGGAGCGTGGCGTTGGATGGCACTCAATTGCTGACTGCCGCCAGCAAAACCGCCATGTGGACGCCGGGAGAGAATACAAAATCGCGCCAATCGCAGTACGGATTTGGCTGGTCGTTGGGTTCGTTGGACGGGCACAAAAACATCGGTCACGGTGGCGCCACTTCCGGATTTTCCGCAAGTCACCAGCGCTTTCCCGATGACGATTTGGTCGTCATCATTCTTACCAATACGGACGAGCAAATCGCGACCACCTTGGCCCGGAAGGTGGCGACGTTTTATTTCACGAAATAG
- a CDS encoding glucosidase translates to MNAEAQRLSAANTGKANWRAWGPYLADRQWGTVREDYSPNGAAWEYFPHDDARSRAYRWGEDGLAGISDEQCRLCLALALWNGQDPILKERFFGLTNHEGNHGEDVKELYYYLDATPTHSYLKMLYKYPQRAFPYDELVRENARRKTDPQSSEYELLDTGIFDDDHYWDVFVEYAKAAPDDLLMRITAYNRGPDVAPLYLLPQLWFRNTWSGETDSVKPVLLLTNRGAITARHPELGEFRLLIEGQPEALFCENETNPRRHHGQPEAKGAFKDAFNEYLVNGDTTAVDATQIGTKAGVLYKLSVAPGQSATVRLRLVAERALTRQKNGRNHFASFDARLAQRQREADEFYAVLQKDIADEDQRRVQRQALAGLIWSKQFYYYDVREWLEGDLGRTPPPAERKQGRNAEWTHLNNATVMSMPDKWEYPWYATWDLAFHCLPLALVDAEFAKEQLILITREWYMHPNGQFPAYEWEFGNVNPPVHAWAAWRVFQIDRKQRRARRPGDAGDLAFLERVFHKLLLNFTWWVNRKDAQGRNIFHGGFLGLDNISVFDRSAPLPSGGTISQADGTSWMAMYSLNLLRIALELAQHNRVYEDIATKFFEHFLAIAEAINATEAGFGLWDETDAFYYDELRTPDGREIPLKVRSMVGLIPLFAVETLEPQLLKKLPDFTARMEWYLKYRPDLARLVSRWEEHGLGERSLLSLLRGHRMKCLLRRMLDETEFLSDHGIRALSKIHEHQPFQLDCGELRHEVTYWPGESRSGLFGGNSNWRGPVWMPMNYLIIESLQKFHHYYGDDFKVECPTHSGKFTTLKGAAEEITQRLCRLFLRDANGERPALKSHPKLQRDPHFKDHLLFHEYFHGDTGLGLGASHQTGWTGLVAKLLQPRRSEPASVSRPASSRKRAGAPS, encoded by the coding sequence ATGAACGCTGAAGCCCAACGATTGTCAGCCGCCAATACCGGCAAAGCCAACTGGCGCGCTTGGGGCCCCTACCTGGCGGACCGTCAATGGGGCACGGTGCGTGAGGATTATTCGCCGAACGGCGCCGCGTGGGAGTATTTCCCTCACGATGACGCCCGCAGTCGCGCGTACCGCTGGGGTGAGGATGGCTTGGCGGGGATCAGCGATGAACAATGTCGCCTTTGCCTCGCGCTCGCGCTTTGGAACGGACAGGACCCGATTCTCAAGGAGCGTTTCTTTGGTCTGACCAATCACGAGGGCAATCACGGTGAGGACGTGAAGGAGTTGTATTACTACCTGGATGCAACGCCCACACATTCCTACTTGAAGATGCTCTACAAGTATCCGCAACGCGCGTTTCCCTACGATGAGTTGGTGCGCGAGAACGCGCGGCGCAAGACCGATCCCCAATCGTCCGAGTATGAATTGCTGGATACGGGTATTTTCGACGACGACCACTATTGGGATGTCTTCGTGGAGTACGCCAAAGCCGCGCCCGATGATTTGCTCATGCGGATCACGGCGTACAACCGCGGCCCGGATGTCGCGCCGTTGTATTTGTTGCCGCAACTATGGTTTCGCAATACGTGGAGTGGGGAGACCGACAGCGTAAAGCCGGTGTTGTTACTCACCAATCGCGGCGCGATCACCGCTCGCCATCCAGAGCTGGGTGAATTCCGGCTGCTCATCGAAGGCCAGCCCGAAGCGCTGTTTTGTGAGAATGAAACCAATCCCCGCCGGCATCACGGCCAACCCGAGGCGAAAGGCGCGTTCAAAGACGCTTTCAATGAATATCTGGTTAACGGCGACACGACCGCCGTGGATGCCACCCAGATCGGCACCAAGGCCGGTGTGCTTTACAAACTTTCCGTTGCTCCGGGGCAATCAGCAACCGTCCGCTTGCGGCTGGTCGCGGAGCGCGCGCTCACCCGGCAAAAAAATGGACGAAACCATTTTGCAAGCTTTGATGCGCGCTTGGCGCAACGGCAACGCGAGGCCGATGAATTTTACGCGGTGTTGCAAAAGGACATTGCCGATGAAGATCAGCGCCGCGTGCAGCGACAAGCTTTGGCCGGTTTGATCTGGTCGAAGCAATTCTACTACTACGACGTGCGCGAGTGGCTGGAAGGTGATCTGGGGCGAACACCGCCACCAGCCGAACGCAAACAAGGTCGCAATGCCGAATGGACGCATTTGAACAACGCGACCGTGATGTCCATGCCGGACAAGTGGGAATATCCCTGGTATGCCACCTGGGATCTGGCGTTCCATTGTCTGCCACTTGCTTTGGTGGATGCGGAGTTTGCCAAGGAGCAACTCATCCTCATCACACGCGAATGGTACATGCACCCGAACGGACAATTCCCGGCCTACGAATGGGAGTTCGGCAACGTCAACCCGCCGGTTCACGCCTGGGCCGCGTGGCGCGTGTTCCAAATTGATCGGAAACAGCGTCGCGCCCGGCGGCCCGGCGACGCCGGCGACCTCGCGTTTCTCGAACGGGTCTTTCACAAACTGTTGCTGAACTTCACCTGGTGGGTGAATCGCAAGGACGCGCAGGGGCGCAACATTTTCCACGGCGGTTTTCTCGGCCTCGACAACATCAGCGTGTTCGATCGCAGCGCGCCGCTGCCCTCGGGCGGCACGATCAGCCAAGCTGACGGCACGAGCTGGATGGCGATGTATTCGCTGAACCTGCTGCGCATTGCGTTGGAACTGGCGCAGCACAATCGCGTCTATGAAGACATTGCCACCAAATTTTTCGAGCACTTTCTGGCCATCGCGGAAGCCATCAATGCCACCGAAGCGGGTTTTGGGTTGTGGGACGAAACGGACGCCTTTTACTACGATGAACTGCGCACCCCGGACGGTCGCGAGATTCCACTCAAGGTGCGCTCCATGGTGGGACTGATTCCGTTGTTCGCCGTGGAAACGCTCGAGCCGCAATTACTCAAAAAGCTGCCGGATTTCACCGCGCGCATGGAGTGGTATCTCAAGTACCGTCCGGACCTGGCACGTCTCGTCTCGCGTTGGGAGGAGCACGGATTGGGCGAACGCAGTTTGTTATCATTGCTGCGTGGCCACCGCATGAAGTGCCTGCTGCGTCGGATGCTGGACGAAACCGAATTTCTGTCCGATCACGGCATTCGCGCGCTTTCAAAAATTCACGAGCACCAGCCGTTCCAGTTGGATTGCGGCGAGTTGAGGCACGAGGTCACCTATTGGCCGGGCGAATCCCGGAGCGGACTGTTCGGCGGCAACTCGAACTGGCGCGGTCCGGTTTGGATGCCCATGAATTATCTGATCATCGAGTCGCTGCAAAAATTCCATCACTATTACGGCGACGATTTCAAAGTGGAATGTCCCACGCACTCGGGCAAGTTCACCACCTTGAAGGGCGCGGCGGAAGAAATCACGCAGCGACTGTGCCGCCTTTTCCTGCGCGATGCCAACGGGGAACGTCCGGCGTTGAAGAGTCATCCCAAATTGCAGCGCGATCCACATTTCAAGGATCACCTGCTCTTTCACGAGTATTTTCACGGCGATACGGGCCTTGGGCTGGGCGCGTCGCATCAAACCGGCTGGACTGGGTTGGTGGCAAAATTACTCCAGCCGCGTCGAAGTGAACCCGCATCCGTCTCGCGGCCAGCAAGTTCCCGCAAGCGGGCCGGGGCGCCTTCGTAA
- a CDS encoding galactose mutarotase has protein sequence MKRTIQWAAVATLGVTALVISGCASKCCMTTSHVTSIPYGSVNGQSVTLYTLRNAKGAEATIMNYGGLVQSLRVSDRNGHFDDVVLGYDNLAGYLKDTPYFGAIIGRYGNRIGGAKFSLDGKTYSLAANNGRNSLHGGIKGFDKVVWDVIKATGNSLELHYLSQDGEEGFPGNLEVTATYTLTDANELKLAFRATTDQPTVVNLTHHSYFNLRGQGNGDILGHEVYLNSDQITEIDSELIPTGAFMDVTGTPFDFRTPTAIGARINDSNPILQYGPGYDDNWIIKKPLGQFGLMARVYEPTTGRVMEVLSDEPGLQFYAGNFLDGSITGKGGKTYQRRTAFCMEPQHYPDSPNKPGFPSVVLRPGQTFHNTIVYRFSTR, from the coding sequence ATGAAACGAACAATTCAATGGGCCGCCGTTGCCACGCTGGGCGTTACCGCGCTGGTGATCTCGGGCTGCGCCTCGAAATGCTGTATGACCACATCCCACGTTACTTCCATCCCGTACGGTTCAGTGAATGGCCAATCGGTCACTTTGTACACGTTGCGCAATGCCAAGGGCGCTGAGGCAACCATCATGAATTATGGCGGCTTGGTGCAGTCGCTCCGGGTGTCGGATCGCAACGGACACTTCGACGACGTGGTGCTGGGCTACGATAATCTGGCGGGTTACCTGAAGGACACGCCGTATTTTGGCGCGATCATCGGGCGTTACGGCAACCGCATTGGCGGCGCGAAATTTTCCCTGGATGGCAAGACGTATTCCCTGGCCGCCAACAACGGCCGCAACTCGCTGCACGGCGGCATCAAGGGCTTCGACAAGGTGGTTTGGGATGTAATCAAGGCGACGGGGAACAGTCTGGAATTGCATTATCTCAGCCAGGACGGTGAGGAAGGTTTCCCCGGCAACCTGGAGGTCACCGCGACTTACACGCTGACGGACGCGAATGAATTGAAGCTCGCCTTTCGCGCCACGACCGACCAGCCCACGGTGGTCAACCTGACGCATCATTCCTATTTCAATCTGCGCGGGCAGGGGAACGGCGACATTCTCGGCCATGAAGTTTACCTGAACTCGGATCAAATCACGGAGATTGACAGCGAATTGATCCCCACCGGCGCGTTCATGGACGTGACGGGAACGCCGTTTGATTTTCGCACTCCGACGGCCATCGGCGCGCGCATCAATGACTCCAATCCCATTCTGCAATACGGTCCGGGTTACGACGACAATTGGATCATCAAGAAACCGCTCGGCCAGTTCGGTCTGATGGCGCGCGTTTATGAGCCGACCACCGGTCGGGTGATGGAAGTGCTGAGCGACGAGCCGGGGCTGCAATTTTACGCGGGCAATTTCCTGGATGGCTCGATCACCGGCAAAGGTGGCAAGACGTATCAACGACGCACGGCGTTCTGCATGGAGCCGCAGCATTACCCGGATTCGCCCAACAAACCCGGCTTCCCCTCGGTGGTGTTGCGCCCCGGTCAGACGTTTCATAACACGATTGTCTATCGGTTCTCGACCCGCTAA
- a CDS encoding sugar-binding protein, with translation MKRLLTCFALVAVVLALNGCGKSGADAPHANSASGNSAKKLKLAFVSNTAATFWTLARRGCDAAQAELGNIEVDFRIPATGSAAEQQQILDDLLARGMDGIAVSAIDPRNQTEFLNKIAATTLLITCDSDAPDSKRVCYIGTDNYLAGVEAGKLIKEALPNGGSIMAFVGYADAQNATDRYNGIKRTLDGSNVKIIDLRTDDTDLVRAQKNAEDTLVKYPDIALLVGLYDYNGPAILNAVRRAGAVGRVKIVCFDEREETLAGVASGEIYGTVVQQPFEFGKQAMLQMARYLGGDKTALAGGQQIVPTRSLKQADVAAFQADLRRLLNQ, from the coding sequence ATGAAACGACTCCTCACATGTTTCGCACTGGTCGCCGTGGTGTTGGCGCTGAACGGTTGCGGCAAAAGCGGTGCGGACGCCCCGCATGCCAATTCTGCTTCCGGCAATAGCGCGAAGAAACTGAAGCTGGCTTTCGTTTCCAATACGGCAGCGACGTTCTGGACGCTGGCCCGACGCGGTTGCGACGCGGCCCAGGCGGAGTTAGGGAACATCGAGGTGGATTTTCGCATCCCGGCGACCGGTAGCGCCGCCGAGCAGCAACAGATTTTGGACGACCTGCTGGCGCGCGGCATGGATGGCATCGCCGTCAGCGCCATAGATCCGCGCAATCAAACCGAGTTCCTGAATAAAATCGCGGCGACCACTTTGCTCATCACCTGCGATAGTGACGCGCCGGACAGCAAACGGGTCTGCTACATCGGCACGGACAATTATCTGGCGGGCGTCGAGGCGGGCAAACTCATCAAGGAAGCGTTGCCAAACGGCGGTTCGATCATGGCGTTCGTTGGTTACGCAGACGCGCAAAACGCGACCGACCGCTACAACGGCATCAAGCGCACATTGGATGGTTCGAATGTGAAGATCATTGATTTGCGGACGGATGACACCGATTTGGTGCGCGCGCAGAAAAATGCCGAGGACACGCTGGTGAAGTATCCGGACATCGCCCTGCTCGTGGGGTTGTACGATTACAACGGTCCCGCCATTCTGAACGCGGTCCGGCGCGCGGGCGCGGTCGGCAGGGTGAAGATCGTGTGCTTCGATGAACGCGAGGAAACGCTGGCTGGCGTGGCCAGCGGCGAAATTTACGGGACGGTGGTGCAACAGCCGTTTGAGTTTGGCAAGCAAGCCATGTTGCAAATGGCGCGTTACCTCGGCGGGGATAAAACTGCGTTGGCGGGCGGGCAACAGATCGTTCCGACGCGCAGTTTGAAGCAGGCAGACGTCGCGGCGTTCCAGGCCGACTTGCGACGTCTATTGAACCAGTAA
- a CDS encoding sugar ABC transporter ATP-binding protein, producing the protein MRGSTLLSLRQITKRFPGVLALDEVSLEVRTGEVVALCGENGAGKSTLMKIVGGIFPPDAGKIQIGGVAVEVPNAHAALRLGVAFIHQELNVLDNLDVAANVFFGREPRNRLGLIRFNQIHAATAPWLRRLGVAFSSRTRVSELSLAEQQMVEIARALSLQARLIIMDEPTASLTLRETNRLLELTLELKQQGVSVVYISHRLSEIERIADRVVVLRDGRNAGELDRSALRHDAIVNLMVGREIRNRYQAPARPPTPDFLQVRHARSSRFPQRVVNFTATRGEILGFAGLVGAGRSEIMKAIVGLDESGSAEINLNGQTIPVHRPADAIRQGVYLVPEDRRAEGLVVDLSVRENLTLPSLLQYATGWLIQRSRERAAAEAQIKLLRIRTPDAETPVRHLSGGNQQKVVLGKWLLWSPRVLILDEPTRGIDVGAKAEIYRLMRQLAEQGTVVLMVSSDMEELLNLSDRIVVMHEGRITGCLNRSECTEENVMRLAVGKPLPTAPAA; encoded by the coding sequence ATGCGCGGTTCGACGCTACTTTCGCTGCGCCAGATCACGAAGCGCTTTCCGGGAGTGCTGGCGTTGGATGAGGTTTCGCTGGAGGTCCGCACCGGAGAAGTGGTGGCATTGTGCGGTGAGAATGGCGCGGGCAAATCCACGTTGATGAAAATCGTCGGCGGCATTTTTCCGCCGGATGCGGGAAAGATTCAAATCGGCGGAGTCGCGGTCGAAGTTCCAAATGCGCACGCGGCGCTCCGTTTGGGGGTGGCGTTCATTCATCAAGAGCTTAACGTGCTCGACAACCTGGATGTGGCGGCCAACGTGTTCTTTGGGCGCGAACCGCGCAATCGGCTGGGGTTGATCCGCTTCAACCAAATCCACGCGGCCACCGCGCCGTGGTTGCGGCGTTTGGGCGTCGCGTTTTCCAGTCGAACGCGCGTAAGCGAATTGTCGCTGGCGGAACAGCAGATGGTGGAAATCGCCCGAGCATTGTCGCTCCAGGCCCGGCTCATCATCATGGATGAACCGACGGCGTCATTGACGTTGCGGGAGACGAATCGGTTGTTGGAACTTACGCTGGAACTCAAACAACAAGGCGTCAGCGTGGTTTATATTTCCCATCGGTTGAGCGAGATCGAACGCATTGCCGACCGCGTGGTGGTGCTGCGCGATGGACGCAACGCGGGCGAGCTGGACCGATCCGCGTTGCGCCACGACGCGATTGTGAATCTGATGGTTGGGCGCGAGATCCGAAACCGCTATCAAGCGCCGGCACGCCCGCCGACGCCGGATTTTCTCCAAGTGCGTCACGCGCGGTCGAGCCGCTTTCCCCAACGGGTGGTAAATTTCACGGCGACGCGCGGTGAAATCCTCGGTTTCGCGGGACTGGTTGGCGCCGGACGGTCCGAAATCATGAAAGCCATCGTCGGACTGGACGAGTCGGGGAGTGCGGAGATCAATCTGAACGGACAGACGATTCCAGTTCACCGCCCCGCGGACGCAATTCGACAGGGTGTGTACCTCGTGCCCGAAGACCGCCGCGCGGAAGGGTTGGTGGTGGATTTGTCGGTGCGGGAAAATCTCACGCTGCCGTCGTTGCTCCAATATGCGACCGGCTGGCTCATCCAGCGTTCCCGCGAGCGGGCGGCGGCGGAAGCTCAAATCAAATTATTGCGCATCCGGACGCCGGATGCGGAAACGCCGGTGCGCCATCTGAGTGGCGGTAATCAGCAAAAAGTGGTGCTGGGCAAATGGCTCTTGTGGTCGCCGCGCGTGTTGATTTTGGATGAACCCACGCGAGGGATTGATGTGGGTGCGAAAGCGGAAATTTACCGGTTGATGCGACAGTTGGCAGAGCAGGGGACGGTGGTGCTGATGGTGAGTTCGGACATGGAGGAGTTGTTAAACTTGAGCGATCGCATCGTCGTCATGCACGAGGGACGTATCACCGGTTGTTTGAATCGCTCCGAATGTACGGAGGAAAACGTGATGCGGTTGGCCGTGGGCAAACCGTTGCCAACCGCGCCCGCAGCCTGA